The following coding sequences are from one Saccopteryx bilineata isolate mSacBil1 chromosome 3, mSacBil1_pri_phased_curated, whole genome shotgun sequence window:
- the TMEM52 gene encoding transmembrane protein 52 — MFAGASAACGLLHLLLPLLTLSQVALGFSDSSCDPSDQCPPQARWSSLWHVGLILLAVLLLLLCGVTASCVRFCCLRKRAHAQPSAPQPCDLTLIPVDSDSPVHSTVTSYSSVQHTLYMRLPLPFGELDLDSMTPPAYSLYALELPPSYDEAVKMAKPRQDELPPSVD; from the exons ATGTTTGCGGGGGCGTCGGCAGCCTGCGGGCTCCTGCACCTGCTGTTGCCCCTCCTGACGCTGTCGCAG GTGGCGCTGGGCTTCTCGGACAGCAGTTGCGACCCCTCGGACCA GTGCCCGCCCCAGGCCCGCTGGAGCAGCCTGTGGCACGTGGG GCTTATCCTGCTCGctgtcctcctcctgctgctgtgtGGGGTGACGGCCAGCTGTGTCCGGTTCTGCTGCCTCCGGAAGCGAGCACACGCCCAGCCATCAGCACCGCAGCCTTGCGACCTGACACTCATCCCTGTGGATAGCGACAGCCCCGTGCACAGCACTGTGACCT CCTACAGCTCTGTACAGCACACCCTGTACATGCGGCTGCCTCTACCCTTTGGGGAGCTGGACCTCGACTCCATGACCCCTCCCGCCTACAGCCTGTATGCCCTGGAGCTGCCGCCATCCTACGATGAGGCCGTCAAGATGGCCAAACCCAGACAGGATGAGCTGCCCCCCTCAGTAGACTAG